The Desulfobulbaceae bacterium genomic sequence ATGCATAATTTGAAGATTATTTTAGTCGGTTATCGTGCCACTGGAAAAACGACGATTGGCAAGCTTCTCGCGGACAGACTCTCGTTTAACTTTATCGATATGGATAAAGCCATAGAGTCCCGGGAAAACTCCTTAATACGTGACCTGGTTAAAACCAAGGGCTGGCCTTATTTCCGAGAGAAAGAGAAATGCCTGCTCGAAGAGCTTATTAACCAACAAGATAGACTTGTCATCGCCACTGGTGGCGGGGCAATTCTTCATCAGGAACTCTGGCCAAAAGTGTTGCGGGCTGGTATGGTGGTCTGGCTTAAGGCTGACCAAGAGACTATCTGCCGACGCCTGGCCGAAGATGCTCTAACTTGCAGCCAACGACCATCTCTGACAGGAGGCGGAACCGAGCAGGAGGTCGCCTCCGTACTTGCCCAGCGTGAACCTTTATACAAAGCTGGGAGCCATATTGCAGTGGACACCGCCGGCAAGACTATCACGGAGATAGTTGACACTGTTCTAGCCCAATATAAAAGCCGCTTTCCAAATAACGGTTAACAGTTTTCATTTGGCCAAGAACAGTCCTTCTGAAACATTGTAGCATTGATTTTTAAACCAGCAACAGACAACTTTATTACACCATCGGGACAGAGACATGGCAGGAAGCACATTCGGCAAAGTTTTTCGGGTCACAACGTGGGGAGAGTCCCATGGAACTGCTGTTGGAGCAACTATTGACGGCTGCCCTCCGGGCCTATTGCTTGATGAGGCCTTAATCCAACAGGACTTGGACAAGCGGCGCCCAGGGACCGGCGGAGCCGCCAGTCCCCGCCAAGAACCGGACAAGATCGAAATTCTTTCCGGAATCTTTGAAGGCAAAACAACCGGCACACCAATTTCCCTGGTTATATTCAACAAAGATGCCCATAGCAAATCCTACGACCACCTCAAAAACATATTTCGTCCGGGCCATGGCGATATAACCTATCTCAAAAAATACGGTGTTCGTGACCATCGAGGCGGCGGCAGGGCTTCTGCCCGCGAGACAGCCGCCCGAGTTGCAGCTGGAGCTGTAGCCCGAATGCTCCTTGCTCAGTACGGTATAACTGTTAAGGCATACACAACAGCTCTAGGCAACATCACGACAGCTCAAAGAGATTTTTCCGTTATTTTGCAGAACAGGCTGTTCTGCCCCGATTTAAAAGCCGCAGAACAGATGGAAGAACTGGTTAAACAGACCAAAAAAGAAGGCGACACCCTTGGCGGAATCGTTGAAATTTCAGTCCATAACTGCCCAGCTGGACTTGGCGAGCCGGTATTTGACAAACTTGACGCAGCCTTAGCCGGGGCCCTGATGTCAATCGGCGCAGTTAAAGGCGTGGAGATCGGTGCAGGATTTCGTGCCGCGGCCCTGAAGGGCTCCGAAAATAACGACCCCTTAACCCCAGATGGATTTGCTTCAAATAACTCCGGCGGCATTCTTGCCGGCATTTCCAACGGTGATGAACTGATCGCCAGGGTTGCAGTCAAACCGATACCCTCCATCGCCAAAAATCAGCAGACGATCAACCTGGAGGGAGAACCTGTAACTGTCAAAATCGGCGGCAGGCATGATATCTCGGCAATTCCGCGGATTATTCCAGTTTGCGAAGCAATGGTCTGCCTGACCATTGCCGACCACCTGCTCCGCCAAAAAACAGTGCAGTAAAAAAGTAAAACGGCGTAACACACTGTTATTATTGCAATAAATTATTTTTAGGCAATTTTTTAAAAAAATAATTAATGAAAGCCCGTAGACCAGTCGATAAGAATCCAGGGACGGTTTCCCCTGGACAAACGTATGCCGACAACAATAACTGCAAAAATACCGGAAAGCGCCTCTTTTCTCATGGATCGGCAGTCTGAACCGAGCCGCCGAGCTAACTTTCCTGCCCAAGATGACATTCTGGCTTTCGAGGCTCGAGATACTGTTACATTATCCTCACCACAAGTTCCAGGCCTCACTCAGACCCAAGATCACTCAAATGAACAGAGCCAATCTGCGACCGATGACGAAAAGGTACGCTACGAGATTCCAGAGAACCCGCTAAAACTTGAAACAGAAAATGAAGAGGAGCAAACTATCGCCCCACCTGGACAAACAAAACCATCAGGGGAGACACTAACCGTCAGTGAACGGATGGAGATTGCCGACCTGAAGCATCGTGACAAAGAGATTCGGGCCCATGAAAAAGCCCACCTGGCGGCAGCGGCTGCTTATGCTCAAAGCGGCGCCACTTATGAGTATGTAAAAGGTCCAGACGGAAAATCCTATGCTGTACATGGAGAGGTCATGATCAACTCTTCCAGTGCCGATACCCCCGAAGGCACAATTAAAAAAATGAAAGTTGTTCGTAGTGCGGCCCTAGCCCCAGCCAGTCCCTCACCTCAAGACCTTAAGGTTGCAGCCAGTGCAACCCGCCGCATGACAAAAGCTGCCCAAGAACTCCGCTTGGATAAACTTGATGAAGCAAAAAGCAAATTCCACCAGGAAGTTCAACGCTATGAACGAGTAGAAAAAGAAATTGAGGAAGAACAAACTGAACAACTCGAGTTGAAAGGAGCCCCCGAGGCAACTATCCCAGAGAAACTCGACACCAGCAACGGCCCCCTCTTGCGCTTCCATGTTAAATCCTATCAGCAAAGCGCCGCTGACATTGCCAAATATCAGTACAACTCTCTTGAGCTTTATACTTAGCCAGTTCTTCTCCCCTGACATCCCTGCATAGTAAAACAACTCTGCCGCCACTCACAAATTGGTGGCCACAAAGTTTTTGGCAACCGAGAATAAAAACACTGTACTTTCACCACCTGTTTGTGACAAACTATCAAGATTATTTAGTAGTTTTTTCCGCCTTAAATCATTCAACAATACACACCGCCACAATAGCTGAATATGAGCAATACAAAAAACATAGAAAACATCTGGTTTGTCACCAGAGAGTACGGCTCCCTTGCTGGAGCAGGGGGGGTAAAAGATGTTGCAAAACAACTTGCAGAGGCCCTGGCAATAGACGGAAAACAGATACGTGCAGTGTTACCGGCCTACGGGTTTATGGATCCAAAAAAGCTTGGATTCACCCAAAAAGCGCTGACCTTTCAAGTAGATATGTCCTATACCCAGGAAGAACGCCGTGAATGGGTAACTATTTGGCATAAGAAAGATAAAGTCGATATTTACCTTATTGACAGTCCGCGCTTCGCCGAAAAAAGCGGCGTTTACTCCTATACAGTTGATGAAGAAAAGCGAAACCCAGCACATCGTCAGGGCGACGGGCATTATGACTACTTTGCCATGAACGTTCTTTTACAAAAAGCCGCCCTTGCCTTAATAATCGAGCTCGACCAAAAGCCCGACATCATACATTGCCATGATGGCCACACGGCCCTTATTCCCGCTATGATTCGAGAGATTGAGGGCTTCCGGCATTACTTTAAAAACACCGGCACGGTGGTCACAATCCATAACGCTGGACTAGGTTATCATCAAGAGGTCGCAGACCTGCCCTTTGCCCAGACAATTTCAGGACTGCCGGCCAGTGTTATCAAAGCCAACCAACTAAACCTGAATTTTGATCCGTTACTGGCCGCATCACCATATGCCGTAATGAATACGGTGAGTGAAAATTATGCCCGTGAACTCCGAGAAACATCTACTGATGATCTGACCGGCTTGCTTGGCCATACGTTTTTAAAACGAGACGTTACCCTCGAGGGCGTTACCAACGGGATTGATCCTGAAGATTTTGATCTGAAAAATTACAAAAAACTTGGCCTGGCCTGTAGTTTTACGCCTGGCATGGCTCCCAGTCAGAAACTTGACGGGAAGGCAAAATGCCGCAAAGCACTTTGTGACGAACTCAGCACCGCCAAATATCCGGGCATCAAACAAACCGGAGAGATCTCCTTTCAACCAGACCAACCACTTTTTACCTTTATCGGGCGATTTTCCATACAGAAAGGTGTGGACAAAATGACCGAGGCTTTAAAAAACTTATTGCCTATCGATACCGATTTTCAGATACTGATATTGGGCAGCGGCCAAAAAGAGATTGAAGATTCTCTGGTAAGCCTGGCGCGTAACAAGCAAAACAAAGGCCGTGTCTGTGTTTTGCGGGGGTTTGATTCGACCTTGGCAAACAAAGTTTATGCTGCTGGCGATTTCTTTCTCATTCCTTCGCTGTATGAGCCCTGTGGCTTAACCGATTTTATTGCCCAGCTGTTTGGTAATTTACCTATTGTTCATCACACAGGCGGACTTGTTAAGGTGATTGATGGTGAAACAGGTTTTTCATTTCATGAACATAGCGGAGTTGCTTTGGAAAAAACCATGGTAAGAGCTATAGATTCATACAGATTTTCGCGGCAGGAAATTGTTGCGATGCAAAAAAAAGCAGTTCAATTAATCCAGAATAAATACACCTGGGAAAAAGTTAAGGACAGCTACCTGAGCCTCTACACAAAAGCCCTGGCGTCCTTGCAAAATTTTTAATCCAACAAAACGGGAGAAAAAGATGACAATTAGAATTGGCGTTAACGGATTTGGACGAATTGGCAGAAACATATTTCGAGCTATTGACAAAGATCCTGCCTTCAAGGACATCGAAATTGTCGCTATTAACGACCTGACCAGCATCGAAACAACGGCACATCTTCTTAAATACGACTCTATTATGGGAGTCTATGATAAGGATGTTTCTGCAAAGGAAAAGGGCATCTCTGTGAACGGCAGAGATATTAATATTTTCAGCCATAGAAACCCAGCAGACATTCCCTGGGGGGATGTTGGCGTTGAATATGTTGTCGAGTCAACCGGATTTTTCACCAACGATGAAACCGCCGGCGCTCATTTAGATGGCGGTGCCAAGAAGGTTATTATTTCTGCTCCGGCAAAAGGCAATGTGAAAACCCTGGTGATGGGTGTTAATGAAGACGAATACGACCCAATTGAGCATAATATCGTCTCCAATGCCTCCTGCACAACTAACTGCCTGGCCCCAGTCGCCAAGGTTATTCTTGATAAGTTTGGTATTAAAAAAGGGTTGATGACAACAGTACATGCCTACACCAATGACCAAAGCATCCTTGATTTTCCACACAGCGACTTGCGGCGGGCCCGTGCAGCGGCACTATCGATGATCCCAACTAAAACTGGTGCTGCCGCTGCCGTCTCACTGGTTCTGCCTGAACTCAAAGGTAAATTCGACGGCTTGGCTGTTCGAGTTCCCACGCCAAATGTTTCGTTGGTCGACGTGGTTATGGAACTTGAAAAAGAGGCAAGCGTAAACGAAATTAATCAGGCCCTTAAAGCAGGGGCCAACAAATTCCTGGGCTACTCGGAAGAACCGCTGGTCTCTATCGACTATCAGGGAAACCCACACTCTTCTATCGTTGATGCCCTATCAACAAAAGCGATTGGCAATATGGTCAAGATCTTATCCTGGTATGACAATGAGTGGGGATATTCGAACCGAGTTCTTGATCTGGTGCTTCTTATGGAAGGGAAAAAACCTTTATAAAAAAACAGAAAACTGCTTTATTAGCCACAGACCCACACAGACTCACACGGACGCTTCGCTTAACAGCATAAAAACAAATGTTCCTTTAGGATTCATTTCCGATTCCCGTGTTGGCTTGTATTGTACTGTGGCTATTTTTATAATTGTCCGTGTGTGTTCGTGTGGGTCTGTGGCTAGTAATCAATGCCGTTAAAATGGTTCATCTATGAATAACGAGTTCATCGAATCAGATGCATTAAAGGCAAACTTACAGGAAACAGCTGTTGAGGATGTGCCTATTGACCCGTCCTATGCCGTTTTAATAGAAGTCGTAGCAGATTTTCGCGGCATACAAAACAGCATCAATGATCTGCTCTTTGAAATTAACCACCCGTTTCGCAACTGGAGCCTTGTTCTGCCAAAGCTCCGGGCCTTTATCCTCAAACACACCAACCATTACTGCAAACACGACAAAGGGCCTGAGGCCTATTTACGTTTTTTTACTATACATCTCGAAGCCATTGACCAGGGTTGGGCCATTTCAAAAACCAAAAAATCCAACCCCCACCAAATTAGTCAGACCTACGCCCCCAAAAGCGGCGATTCCATCTTGGCCCTGGCCATGGAGTCATTGCTTGCTTATATGGATAAGCATATCAATCTGCTCGATTCTGCAAGCCTAAAACGCTACGAAAACGTTTTAAACTCAAGCTTTGAAAAACTCCATAAACTAGACGACCAAGTTCTGATGTATATGGTTCAGAGCTATCACCCGGTAAAGAAAATCGCCCAGTCAATCATTCGTGCAGCCGGCCAAAATGAGAGCCCGGCAGTATTTGATTTTCAGCCATTTACCAAGCTTTACAAAAAACTTCTGCAAATCGATTATCAATACTGGCTTACGGAAAAAGATCCCCTACCGTGGTTTGTTTCCGAGTGTGGGCATGAAAATGATGAATGGGATGTAAGCGGCCTTTTTTCGGCAATTTCTCACCATAAAATGACCGAGCACCTTACAGCACTTGATGAAAAAAGCGCAGCCAAGCCAAAGACAGCCCAAGAACTTCAACGACTGCTGAAGCAACCAGACCATATTGAAATTGTTCGACTCTATAAAGAGATCCCAGGCAAACTGCTTGCGGTGCCTTTCCCAAACGCTGCCTACCCTGGAAGCCCGGAGATACGTGAGGCTCAAAAGAAAGAGACCTCCTCTTTGGATAAATCAGGCAACCAGCTTGACCGCTTTTCCGAAAACAGAAAGCTGCTTTTTTTGTTTCGGATTATGGACACCCCCGGTCTCTTTCTCATCCATGAAGAGACCCTGCGAGAGATTAACCGCAGCCTGGTTCTTTTAATTCATGAACAGGCCTTCGAGGAAATTGAACAGTTTTTACTGACCACCTTTCAACATTTAAAAGCAAATGTAATAAAATTTCCTCACACCTCCCTGCAGTGTATTCAGGTATTAGGGTCTGAGATTTTCAAGAAGGGCAGTGGCAGTTTGGTGGAAAGCTTTTTATGGGAAGTGGTTCGCTTTGGCTTTCAATATGCCAATGTCACCGGTGTTGATGAAGACTGGCAGCCGATTGCCAACCCCGCCCATCTGGTGAATATCCGAGTGTGGTTAAACCTGATTATGCAGGAGCCTAAATGGTGTTCAACCCTGTTCTCTGCTTTGATCATCAACCTCCATCTTTCTGGAACCTGCATCAAGGACACAGATCTCTTTCAAAGAGACATCACCGAACTGCTCAACCACCCTATTGAACCAATTTACAATTTAGCAAAACAATTTGCCAAGCTGCTGCCGGTTTTCTTCAACGAGATTGGCGCCGAGGGTGAACTGCGTGAAGTATCAACGGAACTCGATGAATCCCACAGTCGCAAAGATGTGCTGATCCATTTTTTAAGAAAGCAGAGCCATGTTGAGTCAAGCAATCTGATTGTTGACTTTATCAAGGCAATTTTTTCATTCTGGCGCTCGCGTGACATTAACGTTCTAAGGGAGTTCCTTCCCCATGAAGTTCTCTACGCCATCAAGACGACAGGCCCATTCATAGACGACCTGCACATTCTTATGAAGAGGGCTTTCGAACTGCCTGATCTCTCCAACATAGAGGACCTGCTTGACTGGGATGAAAAAACTCGGGAAAACTTTCTTGCTCAACAGTCTGACTTAAACTCTGTGGAGGTCAGGCGTTTTTCCCTCCTTATCCACATGTATACTCTGTTGTATGAAAAATATAATCTTGGGTTGCAGGATTTACGTCATCAGCTTGATATTGCCGTTAATTCGGGTTTTCCAGAGATTGAAGAACTCATTGCCGATCTTGAAATATGCGATACCTTTCAATGCCTTGATGCAATATTAACCCATCTTGAAAAACTCCAGGAAACAATTCTGAGCGACGAGATATTCGAAGCAAAGGAAGATATCTATTACAAGCGTCACATTGCGGTTGACATTCCATCGGTGTATGGCCGCTATCGCGAAAAAAAATTCGATGCCATCGGGCTTACCTTCAGGCTGGAAAACCTGGCCAACCTCTACCTGGAAAAAATTCCGGACACTGTAAACCTGTCATTTATTACCGAAATTACTTTTATTCGAATTACCAAGTGCCTAAAGCTCTACCTGCGTGCCCTTAAAATAGATGGTATTACCAGCCGAAACCTTGAAACCTACGTCTCTCTGCTTGAAAGTTCGGTGGAACAAAAACGCTTTTCCTACACCCAATACCTTGATATTTTACGGGGCTTATCAAGCGGAGTTAAAGACATTATTTATGCCTATTACACCAATATTCATCAAAACAACCTTTCCATCATTATTCCCCAGGTAGGCTGCGAAAGCCTGCTGCCGCGCTACAGCAAATTGTGGAGTGAAAATGATATCTCCGGCAGTATTCACCGTTTAAGTGAATCATTCCTGCGCGATCTAATTGCCGGAACCTTCGGCCTGCAAAGCCTGGACAATTTTATTACCAGAATCTATCAAACCCTGGAAAGCCAGAAAGAAGTTCTCGACGAGTCCAAACTCAACCTCCTGATGACCTATAACCCCGAGAATGTAATCAGTTCTCTGCACACGCCCAGCAAAAACACAACAAACCTGATCCTGCTTGGAAACAAGGGCTATAACTTGACGCAACTGGCAGTTGACAACAAGCCTGTGCCAGCTGGATTTATCATTACAACTGAGATTTTCCGCTGCTGGCCGGTTGTTAAAGATTTCTTCAAGGCCCGTGACGAATTTATGGCCCAGATTCGGCAATCCCTAACCGAGGTTGAAAACAAAACCGGTAAACGCTTCGGTGACCCATCTAACCCGCTGCTTGTCTCTGTACGAAGCGGGGCAGCTGTTTCCATGCCCGGCATGATGGCAACACTGCACGATGTCGGTTTAAATGAAGATCTGGCCGAAGAGTTTGCCCATAAAACCGGCAAGGAATATCTGGCCTGGGACAACTACCGCAGGTTTTTACAATCCTGGGCCATGAGTAAAGGTATTGACCGGGAAATCTTCCAAACCTTGATGAACGAGGCAAAGGCCACCCATGATGTCCAGGTGAAGCGCCAGTTTACCCCAGCCCAAATGAAAGAGTTGTCATTAAATTACCAAAAGGCGATTCGCGGTATCGGTATCGGCATCCCTGATGACCCCTGGCTCCAGCTTGTAGGGGCCATTGAAACGGTGCTTGATTCGTGGAACACCGCAAAAACCAAAGAGTACCGAAGCCTGATGGATGTTTCTGACTCCTGGGGTACCGCCGTTATTATCCAGGAGATGGTTTTTGGTAATTTGAGCCCAAAATCCGGCAGTGGTGTTGTTTTTACCGCCCATCCCTATCGTAAAGTCCGCAGGGTAGCACTCTGGGGTGATTATGCAACCGCTGACCAGGGTGAAGATATCGTCTCCGGCCTGGTAACGACCTTTCCAATCTCGGTTGAACAGGCCGAAATTGATGGCCGCTCCAAGGAAAATTCGCTGGAAACACGTTTCCCAAAAATCTATCAACACCTGCGCGACATAGCCCGCGACCTGGTGTATGAAAAGCACTGGAACCCTCAGGACATCGAGTTTACCTTTGAAGGGCCGGAGGCTGCTGACCTGCATCTTCTGCAAACCAGGGATATGATCACCATCAAAAAGAAAGAAAATTTCGATGCCTTTCAAGAAAGCACCGCAATGACCAGGTCGATACTCGGTAAAGGTATTGGAGTCAGCGGCAGCGCCCTGTCGGGTAGGGCCGTTTTTACAGTGGACAATATCAACAGGCTCCGCCAGGAAGATCCTGGAACCCCGCTGATCCTTGTGCGTCAGGACACCGTTCCGGAAGACATTAAAGAGATTTCCCAGGCCGATGGTCTGTTAACTGCCCGAGGCGGCCAGACCTCGCATGCCTCAATTGTTGCTCTGCGACTTGAAAAAACATGTGTGGTTGGTTGCAAGAATCTTAAGGTATTTGAAGCAGAAGAACGCTGCGAGATTAGCGGCCGCGAAATACGTTTTGGTGACCCGATCAGCATTGATGGCCGAAAAGGTCTCTTCCTGCGCGGCACCCACCCCATCAATAATGAGATGCACATTCTGCCTATTTAAAACTCGTATTATGTTATGGAATAATTCGTATTACGAACCTATTTTTCCGTAAACCATGCCCAGTATAAAACGAAAACCATGAGTCGCACCAAAATACCTCTATCCATTGCCATTATTACGTTTAACGAAGAAGAACGGCTTGCTGACTGCCTTAAAAGCATCGCATTTGTTGATGACGTTGTTGTTGTTGACTCCGGCAGCACTGACAACACTGTTGCCATTGCTGCATCATATGGGGCAAAAGTTTTTCAGGAAGAGTGGCAGGGTTTTGGAATCCAAAAACAAATCGCAATAGATCGCTGTCGGAACAAATGGGTGCTTGTGCTTGATGCCGACGAACGGGTTTCGCCCGAGTCAGCAATTGAGATACAACATATTTTAGATAACCCAGGCTCCAATAATGCGTACAAAGTTCCTAGAAAAAACATTTTTTTAAATCGTTGGATACAGCATGCCGGCTGGTGGCCTGATCACGTAGTCAGGTTAATCAATACAAAGTTCTGCAAAATGAACTCAAAACCCGTGCACGAATCCATAATCGTCGAAGGCTCAACAGGAACACTGCAAAATCCATTAATTCACTACGCGACCAGAGACATTAAACATACACTGGCAAAAATAGACCGCTACTCTTCCATTGGCGCCGCCGAACTGTTTGAAAATGGCGAAATGGCCTCATATAACAAGGCGTTAGCTAGGGGTACCTGGGCTTTTTTATATAACTATCTATTCCGAATGGGATTTCGAGATGGTTCACCAGGCTTTATCATTGCGGTTTCTGATGCCATCAACAAATTCTTTAAATATGCCAAACTTGTTGAACTTTCTAATACCCACAAAAAAACTGACAGTTTCCCTTCTTAACAAAGCTAGTTCCTCTTTATGTTTACCTAATAATTGAGTACTATGCAGGCCAATTTTCCTTTATTCCTGAGCCTCTGTACAATCAGTTAAACACGTCATTCCGTCATGTTTTTAGACGGAATCCATATTTGATGGTTGATAAAGACTTGGATTCCCGATAGAAACACCGGAGTCTCTGCTTACCTCGGGGATGGCTACTTTTTGCAAAAGGCTCTTCTAAATAACCAATTTTCCAACTAAACCAAGTAACTGCCGTGGAAATATCAATTGTCATAGTAAACTGGAACACCCGGCAACTGCTCCTTAACTGCCTCGCATCCATTTACGAACATATGCCCCAAATGGTTTATGAGATCTGGGTTGTGGATAATGGTTCAACCGATGACAGTGTTGAAAAAGTCAAAAATACCTACCCAGAAGTTCATGTCATCGAAAACAAGCAAAACTTAGGCTTTGCTGCAGCTAACAATATGGCATTCAGACAAATGAATGGTCGCTATGCTCTGTTGCTTAACTCAGATACAATCTTGACCCATGGCGCTATTCAGCAGTTATATAGGTTTTTAGAGGAAAACCCTAAGGTTGGAATGGCCTGCGGCCAATTACTTAATGAAGATGGTACTCGCCAAAACTCCTTTGCCAATTTCCCAAGCGTCCGGGCAATGCTTACCAACGAGACTCTTCTGCGCTTGTTTTTTCCAAAAAGATTTCCCAGCAAGCGCAGAGACTATTTAAAACCAATACCGGTTGATTCATGTATTGGGGCCTGCATGCTTGTCAGCAAAAAAGCCATGGATGACGTCGGCCTTTTCGATGAAGACTATTTTTTCTATTTTGAAGAAACGGACTGGGCTTACCGCATGCACCGAAATGGCTGGGGGGTATACTTTATTCCTTCGGCAAAGATTTATCATTTGCAGGGACAAACTGCCAAATACAGTGCTAAGACCCGTATCATGTTTTACCGCTCACGATATACCTTTTACAAAAAATGGAATCCTCACAGGCACAAACTGATGGTTGCCACCCTGTTTATCCGTTTGCTCGTTGATCTATTGTTAAACAGTCTCCAGCTTTTGCTAAGCTTGGGGATGAACGGTGACTGTCGTCAAAAAATTACTGTGTATTGCCAACTTATTGGATGGCATTTGCGTGGTTGCCCCAACGGAGGGAAGGCATAACTAACCACGTTCTCAATAGCCCTCCCCATGTATTTTACCCATTAATTACCGCCATAGCAGCAACACAGCAAGAATTATTCCTCTGTACCCACAACCACTATATTATATTGATTTTTTACCACGATTCCGGTAAAAATTATGTATTACAGTTACATTCACCCACAAATAAATACAAACTCTACGTTTATACCGCCATGCCAGTAAATATCAGCAACTTAACCAATGATGCTTTCGGGAAAATCATACGCAAACACCGACAAAAAACCGGGCTTTCAATCAAAGAACTCGCAGACTTGGCAGGGCTTGGTAAAACTGTAATTTTCGACATTGAACATGGCAAGGATACCGTGCGCTTCAGTTCCCTTAAAAAAGTTCTCCACGCACTAAATATTTCCGTACTACTTGAAAGTCCACTGATGAATCATCTCATGGAAAACGGCAATGAGAAAAGCTGAGGTTCGTGTCCACTCAATCACCGCAGGTATTCTTGAGGTACACGACTCCGGTCGTCGTTTTTGCTTTGTTTATGACCCTGACTATGAAGGCCCACCAATATCTCTCACCCTCCCCAAAACCTGTAGCAGATATGAGTTCAATGCGTTCCCACCATTTTTTGATGGGCTGCTTCCGGAAGGCCCCCAACTCGAAGCCCTATTAAAGCAAAACAAAATCGATAGGAATGATTTTTTCAGCCAGCTTGTAGCTGTTGGCCAGGATATGGTCGGGGCTGTCAC encodes the following:
- a CDS encoding HipA N-terminal domain-containing protein is translated as MRKAEVRVHSITAGILEVHDSGRRFCFVYDPDYEGPPISLTLPKTCSRYEFNAFPPFFDGLLPEGPQLEALLKQNKIDRNDFFSQLVAVGQDMVGAVTVHEI
- a CDS encoding glycosyltransferase family 2 protein produces the protein MEISIVIVNWNTRQLLLNCLASIYEHMPQMVYEIWVVDNGSTDDSVEKVKNTYPEVHVIENKQNLGFAAANNMAFRQMNGRYALLLNSDTILTHGAIQQLYRFLEENPKVGMACGQLLNEDGTRQNSFANFPSVRAMLTNETLLRLFFPKRFPSKRRDYLKPIPVDSCIGACMLVSKKAMDDVGLFDEDYFFYFEETDWAYRMHRNGWGVYFIPSAKIYHLQGQTAKYSAKTRIMFYRSRYTFYKKWNPHRHKLMVATLFIRLLVDLLLNSLQLLLSLGMNGDCRQKITVYCQLIGWHLRGCPNGGKA
- a CDS encoding glycosyltransferase family 2 protein, which gives rise to MSRTKIPLSIAIITFNEEERLADCLKSIAFVDDVVVVDSGSTDNTVAIAASYGAKVFQEEWQGFGIQKQIAIDRCRNKWVLVLDADERVSPESAIEIQHILDNPGSNNAYKVPRKNIFLNRWIQHAGWWPDHVVRLINTKFCKMNSKPVHESIIVEGSTGTLQNPLIHYATRDIKHTLAKIDRYSSIGAAELFENGEMASYNKALARGTWAFLYNYLFRMGFRDGSPGFIIAVSDAINKFFKYAKLVELSNTHKKTDSFPS
- a CDS encoding helix-turn-helix transcriptional regulator, which encodes MPVNISNLTNDAFGKIIRKHRQKTGLSIKELADLAGLGKTVIFDIEHGKDTVRFSSLKKVLHALNISVLLESPLMNHLMENGNEKS